The region GGCTCAGAAACAGCGAGCACACTTCGGCGTAGCCGGTCAGATCGTGCGAGATGTTCAGCGCGCGCATGCGCGTCCAGATGCCGAGATCCTGGCTCGCGTGCACCACTGTGCTGACGCGATAGTTGTAGAACGGCTGCTGCAAACCCACCGCGGTTTCAATGCCGCATACGCCGGCCACGTCGCCGGTCTCGGTGTCTTCCATCACGAAGAAGTAACCCGCTTCGTGCGGCGCGGCTTTGTCTTCCATCGTGCGGCGCGCGCGTTCGACGCGTGCCGCGAGTGCCTCGCGATCCGGCTTGAAGGTGGTGAGACCGGGCCCGGTCTCCTGGGCGAGCGCCATCAGCGCGTCCACATCGCCTCGTTGCACAACGCGAACGACGATCATTGTGCGTCTCCCGAAGATTCTTCCTGATACGGCTGGTGCAGCGGCACGCAGCGCACCGCGTCGCCCTCCTGCACGCCGAGCGCGGCCCGCGCCGCTTGCGGCAACGGCGCGCCGGCTTCCTTGCCCGCGGATAGCTCGCCCAGCACGCAGCGGAATTCGCCGTCGGCACCGTTATGCGCGATCAGATACGTCGAGCCGGCCGCCACTGCACCGGCCTCGTGCACCACACGCGTTTCATTGCGCGTCACACACGCGCTGCGATCCACTTGCGCGGTCAGCACCGGACCCGCATCGAAAATGTCGATAAAGCGATCGGTCTCGAAGCCTTCTTCCAGGTGGATCTCATACGCGAGCAGCGCCTTCGAATCCGGTTCTCCGAGCACGCGTTGCGCCGCTTCGGGCAGCAGCGGCACGTAGATCGGATAGGTCGGCATCACTTCGGCGATAAAGGTGCGGCTGCGGCCACCCGATTCGATTTCGATGTCGGCGAAGTCGCGGCCGAAGAACTTGCGCCCCACCGCTTCCCAGAACGGCGACACGCCCGCATCGTCGGTCACGCCGAGCAGCAGCGAGAACACCTCGGGCGTGAAGCGCTTGCGATTGGCGGCGATGTACATCATCCGCGCCCGCGACATCAGATGTGCGGCTGCATCGCCACGCAGCGAAGGATCGATGTAGTAGCCGGCAAGGCGGCTCTTGCCGGTCAATTCATGCGACATGGTCAGCGCGTGAATCTTGCGGTTCACGTGCAACTCGCGCGACGCATGAATCAGCGCGTCGTTGCGAAACGCGTAGAACGGGTCTGAATAACCGGCCGCGGCGACGATGCTCGCCGTGCCCATCAGCTTGCCGCTTTCCGCATCCTCGAGCACGAACAGATAGAATTCTTCGCCCGGAAAATCGACGTCCGCGCGAAACGAGTCTTCCGACAACGCGACGCGCGCTTCGAGCGCACGCCGGTCGTGCGGCAACGAATGCAGCACCGGTTGCGCGGTGCGCGCCATGTGTTCGAGCGCATCGAGATCGGCGAGGCGGCCGGGGCGTACGAAGAGCATCGTCGTTCCTGTTGAATGTGACGCCTGATTAACGAGCCGGGGCTTCAACGGTTGCGCCGACCACTTCGTCGATCGCCTTCGCCAGACGCGCAAAGCCTTCATACATGTCGTCGAGCGGAATGATCAGCGACGGCACAAAGCGCAACACGTCCGGACCTGCCATCAGCATGATCACGCCGTGATTGCCGGCCGCCGTGACGAAGTCCTTCGCACGGCCCTTGAACGCGTCGGTCAATTCCGCACCGATCAAAAGACCCTTGCCGCGCACTTCCTTGAAGATGCCGAAGCGCTCGTTGAGCTTTGCAAGTTGCCCCTTCAGCGCGTCGCTGCGCGAGTGCACGCCTTCCAGCAGCCTCGGATCGCTGACCAGCTCGACCACCTTCTCCGCGATGGCCGACGCGAGCGGATTACCGCCATACGTCGTGCCGTGCACGCCGACCTTGAAGTGGGCGGCCAGTTCTTTGGTGGTCAGCATCGCGCCGATCGGGAAACCGTTGCCGAGCGCCTTCGCGGTGGTCAGGATATCCGGCGTGACGCCCGTGTCCTGGTACGCGTAGAAATGGCCGCTGCGGCCCACACCCGTTTGTACCTCGTCAAAAATCAGCAGTGCGCCGTGCTGGTCGCAGGCTTCGCGCAAGGCGAGCAGGAAGGCCGGATCGGCCGGGATCACGCCGCCCTCGCCCTGGATCGGCTCGACGATCACTGCGCAGGTTTGCGCGCCGATCGCGTTCTTCGCGGCTCCGATATCGTTGTACGGCAGATGGGTGATGCCGGCTGGCACCGGGCCGAAGCCTTCCGAATACTTCGGCTGGCCGCCCACGCTCACGGTGAAGAACGTGCGGCCATGGAACGACTGCGTGAACGAGATGATTTCGTATTTGTCCGCGCCATGACGCTCGAACGCGACGCGGCGCGCCAGCTTCAGCGCCGCTTCGTTGGCTTCCGCGCCCGAGTTGGCGAAGAACGCGCGGTCGGCGAAGGTCAGGTCTTCGAGGCGCCTGGCGAGACGCAGCACCGGCTCGTTGGTGTAGCCGTTACCGATGTGCCACATCTTGCTGCCCTGCTCGTGCAGCACTTTCAGCAGCTCAGGATGCGCATGACCGAGCGCGGTGACGGCGATACCGCCGGCGAAGTCGATATAGTCGCGGCCCTGCGTATCCCAGACGCGCGAACCGAGACCGCGATCCGGTACGAAGGCGGCGGGCGAAAACACCGGCACCATGACTTCGTCGAAGGTCTGGCGTGTCACAGTCAGGTCGTTCATGGCAAATCCTCGTTACAGGTGAGAGGTAATACACGTAGTGTAGGAAACCGCACGCGATACGTCTTGCGCATACGCGACGCTTTCTATGAGCTTCCGGGCGGGCATGCGGTGTGAGGCGCTGATTCGGCCGTCTATCCGCTTGCCTATTTCGTCTGCTTGTCCGGATTACCCGGTTTGATCGGGCCGCTCGATCAACGCGCCGGGCCGCGGCTCGCTCGCCGCGGCGCCCGTCGCGCCGGTCTGCTTGTCGATCCAGTTACGACGATCCTCGCGCGGTGTGACACCAAAGCGTTCGCGATACGCATTTGAAAAGTGCGCCGCCGACGAAAATCCGCAAGCAAGACTGATCTGCACCACCGATTTGCTGGTGCGCTGCAATTGCGTGCGGGCCTTCGAAAGCCGCAGCCCCAGGTAGTATTTAGACGGCATCGAGCCGAGGTACTGGCGAAACAGGCGCTCCAACTGCCGCCGCGAGACGCCGACCAGACCGGCGATTTCATCAGTGGTGAGCGGATCTTCGATATTCGCCTCCATCAGCAGCAGCGCATCGTTCAACCGCGGATGGCGCTCGCCCGGCGCGGTCACGAACGGAATCCGCTGACGCTCCTCGCCCGCGCGCAACACGCCTACGCCGAGCGTATCGGCGATCCGGTCCGCCAGTTCAGGGCCGTGATCGCGGCCGATCATCGCCAGCATGAAGTCGACCGTTGCCTGGCCGCCCGCGCACGTCGCGCGATCACGGTCGATTTCGAAGATCTGTTGGGTGACGATCGAGCGCTCGAACTGCTCGGAGAACTGCTGATAGGTTTCCCAGTTGACGCTCACGCGATAGCCGGACAACTGCCCCGCCATCGCCAGCCACCAGACGCCGTGGTGAATGCCGGTGACGAGCGGCGTGCGCTGCCCGACGCGCGACAAACTCGCCAGAAACAGGCGGTAATCGGCGAATTGCTGAAACCGCTCGCTGACGATGATCAGCCAGTCGCACGAGATCGCGTCGCCGAATGCGGCATCGGCCGGCCATTGCGCGCCGCCCGAGAGCGGCACCGCGCGGCCGTCCCACGAGCACACCTGCACGCGGTACAGCGCGCGGCCGTCTATTTCGTTGGCGAGATTGAGCGCGTCGACAATGGGCCCGACGCCCGACATCGACACAGGCGGCAATGCGACGATTGCAACCTGAGTGGTGCGTGCGGGGCTGGACGTGCGAGCCATCGCCTATTAGAGAAACGCGGAAGCGCGAGCCACGCGTTACTTCAGACTGCCGGACAGGAACTGCTTGAGCCGTTCGCTGCGCGGCGTGGTCAGCACCTCGGCGGGCAAGCCCTCTTCTTCGGTGCGGCCCTGATGCAGGAACATCACATGGTTCGACACGTTGCGCGCGAAACCCATTTCGTGCGTGACGACGATCATCGTGCGGCCTTCTTCGGCAAGCTTCTGCATCACCTTCAGCACTTCGCCGACCAGTTCGGGATCGAGCGCGGAAGTCGGCTCGTCGAACAGCATCACGTCCGGGTTCATCGCCAGCGCGCGGGCAATCGCCACCCGCTGCTGCTGACCGCCCGACAGATGCGACGGATACTGTTTTTCCAGACGCGGCGCGAGACCGACTTTCTCGAGATACTCGCGCGCGCGATCTTCGGCTTCGCGACGCGATATGCCGAGCACATGAATCGGCGCTTCGACGATGTTCTCGATCACATTCATGTGCGCCCACAAGTTGAAGTGCTGGAACACCATCGCGAGTTTCGTGCGGATGCGTTGCAACTGCTTGTGATCGGCGACTTCGAGATTGCCGGCGCGGTCGGTTTTCGTCTTCACCGCTTCGCCGTCGACGACGATTTGCCCGGCGTTCGGCCGCTCCAGAAAATTGATGCAGCGCAGGAACGTGCTCTTGCCCGACCCGCTCGCGCCGATGATGCTGATCACGTCGCCTTTGTTCGCGTTCAGCGATACGCCCTTGAGCACTTCGTTGTCGCCATAGCGCTTGTGGATGTCTTGAACGGCGAGCTTGCAAGCTTCGGTTTGAGTCGTGTGGAGCAAGATGCTCTCCCAGTGAAAATACAGATCAATCTTCGTGACGGCGCGAGTCAGACGCG is a window of Paraburkholderia sp. IMGN_8 DNA encoding:
- the aruF gene encoding arginine/ornithine succinyltransferase subunit alpha, with the translated sequence MLFVRPGRLADLDALEHMARTAQPVLHSLPHDRRALEARVALSEDSFRADVDFPGEEFYLFVLEDAESGKLMGTASIVAAAGYSDPFYAFRNDALIHASRELHVNRKIHALTMSHELTGKSRLAGYYIDPSLRGDAAAHLMSRARMMYIAANRKRFTPEVFSLLLGVTDDAGVSPFWEAVGRKFFGRDFADIEIESGGRSRTFIAEVMPTYPIYVPLLPEAAQRVLGEPDSKALLAYEIHLEEGFETDRFIDIFDAGPVLTAQVDRSACVTRNETRVVHEAGAVAAGSTYLIAHNGADGEFRCVLGELSAGKEAGAPLPQAARAALGVQEGDAVRCVPLHQPYQEESSGDAQ
- a CDS encoding aspartate aminotransferase family protein: MNDLTVTRQTFDEVMVPVFSPAAFVPDRGLGSRVWDTQGRDYIDFAGGIAVTALGHAHPELLKVLHEQGSKMWHIGNGYTNEPVLRLARRLEDLTFADRAFFANSGAEANEAALKLARRVAFERHGADKYEIISFTQSFHGRTFFTVSVGGQPKYSEGFGPVPAGITHLPYNDIGAAKNAIGAQTCAVIVEPIQGEGGVIPADPAFLLALREACDQHGALLIFDEVQTGVGRSGHFYAYQDTGVTPDILTTAKALGNGFPIGAMLTTKELAAHFKVGVHGTTYGGNPLASAIAEKVVELVSDPRLLEGVHSRSDALKGQLAKLNERFGIFKEVRGKGLLIGAELTDAFKGRAKDFVTAAGNHGVIMLMAGPDVLRFVPSLIIPLDDMYEGFARLAKAIDEVVGATVEAPAR
- a CDS encoding GlxA family transcriptional regulator, which produces MARTSSPARTTQVAIVALPPVSMSGVGPIVDALNLANEIDGRALYRVQVCSWDGRAVPLSGGAQWPADAAFGDAISCDWLIIVSERFQQFADYRLFLASLSRVGQRTPLVTGIHHGVWWLAMAGQLSGYRVSVNWETYQQFSEQFERSIVTQQIFEIDRDRATCAGGQATVDFMLAMIGRDHGPELADRIADTLGVGVLRAGEERQRIPFVTAPGERHPRLNDALLLMEANIEDPLTTDEIAGLVGVSRRQLERLFRQYLGSMPSKYYLGLRLSKARTQLQRTSKSVVQISLACGFSSAAHFSNAYRERFGVTPREDRRNWIDKQTGATGAAASEPRPGALIERPDQTG
- a CDS encoding ABC transporter ATP-binding protein, translating into MLHTTQTEACKLAVQDIHKRYGDNEVLKGVSLNANKGDVISIIGASGSGKSTFLRCINFLERPNAGQIVVDGEAVKTKTDRAGNLEVADHKQLQRIRTKLAMVFQHFNLWAHMNVIENIVEAPIHVLGISRREAEDRAREYLEKVGLAPRLEKQYPSHLSGGQQQRVAIARALAMNPDVMLFDEPTSALDPELVGEVLKVMQKLAEEGRTMIVVTHEMGFARNVSNHVMFLHQGRTEEEGLPAEVLTTPRSERLKQFLSGSLK